Proteins from a genomic interval of Acetobacterium woodii DSM 1030:
- a CDS encoding betaine/proline/choline family ABC transporter ATP-binding protein, which yields MIRFENVKKKFGDTIILNNISFNIEPGEFVVLIGPSGCGKTTTLKSINRLITPEEGKIFVNGQDISKVNPVKLRRKIGYVIQQIGLFPNMTIEQNIGLVPKRLKYAKSEIKKITKDLMEMVDMSYDEYAHKYPTELSGGQQQRIGVLRALAASPPIVLMDEPFGALDPMTRATLQEEIVKLQKKLKKTIVFVTHDMNEALDLADKIIFMEHGEIVQMASPDEMLANPANDLIRDFMRKSSATSDPLNLTAADFMRTNAISVYKKRSIRECTDLMARQHIDSLLIKNEDDTYAGIINIKDIKKHGKSSGTIGEITPYQNITSDITENAKDSFDKLYNSGDNYVVVLNDDKTIAGIISKTSMATAMADTLWGDMQ from the coding sequence ATGATACGTTTCGAAAACGTCAAGAAAAAATTTGGTGATACAATTATTCTGAATAATATAAGCTTTAATATTGAACCAGGAGAATTTGTGGTGTTAATAGGTCCGAGTGGTTGTGGAAAAACAACAACTTTAAAGTCAATTAACCGGTTGATTACCCCTGAAGAGGGAAAAATATTTGTTAATGGACAAGACATTTCAAAAGTCAATCCAGTTAAACTCAGACGTAAGATTGGTTATGTCATTCAGCAAATTGGCCTTTTTCCCAACATGACGATTGAACAAAATATTGGACTTGTACCAAAACGGCTGAAATATGCTAAAAGTGAAATTAAGAAAATTACCAAAGATTTGATGGAAATGGTTGATATGTCGTATGATGAATATGCCCATAAGTATCCGACCGAACTTTCGGGGGGGCAACAGCAGCGAATTGGGGTATTACGTGCCTTAGCGGCATCACCGCCAATTGTATTAATGGATGAACCATTTGGAGCGCTTGATCCAATGACCCGAGCAACGCTACAAGAAGAAATTGTCAAGTTACAGAAAAAGCTGAAAAAAACCATTGTTTTTGTTACTCATGATATGAATGAAGCTTTAGATTTGGCTGATAAGATCATTTTTATGGAACATGGTGAAATTGTCCAGATGGCCTCCCCTGATGAAATGCTGGCGAATCCGGCTAATGATTTAATTCGTGATTTTATGCGAAAATCATCAGCAACTTCAGATCCATTAAATTTGACGGCCGCCGATTTTATGCGGACGAACGCCATTAGTGTTTATAAAAAAAGAAGTATTCGTGAGTGCACGGATTTAATGGCGCGGCAACATATTGATTCACTTTTAATAAAAAACGAGGATGACACATACGCCGGGATCATTAATATTAAAGACATTAAAAAACATGGGAAATCGTCAGGGACAATTGGTGAAATAACACCTTATCAGAATATTACTTCTGATATTACTGAAAATGCCAAAGACTCCTTTGATAAACTTTATAACTCCGGCGATAATTACGTCGTTGTTTTAAATGATGATAAAACCATCGCTGGAATTATCTCCAAAACAAGCATGGCAACAGCCATGGCGGATACTTTGTGGGGGGATATGCAATGA
- a CDS encoding glycine betaine ABC transporter substrate-binding protein — protein MKKLMSFIILVALALTVAGCSTNKDEASIIIYDGTFSEMRIVHQMVKMVVEDHTDATVDIRDEMDEVNTFKEMVAGNVDILNTYDGTLLTTFLKLDTADIPAGMTLYDYANQVASAEKGVHMLDKLGYENTYAVGVLPATAEKYNLKTISDLAAVSDQLVFGAEHGFYTEEGSMKYGPFTKFYGLNFKENKPLDLALKYTAIENGNIDVTIVYTTDGLNKQAGLVVLEDDRSFFPEYYDALLVRNDLFDRFSDVAPNLEEVLNSLGGQFTEETMTDLTYEVDVNGRTPEEVAHEFLLNKGLISK, from the coding sequence ATGAAAAAGTTAATGAGTTTTATTATTCTAGTAGCATTGGCATTGACTGTTGCTGGGTGCAGTACGAACAAAGATGAGGCATCAATCATTATTTATGATGGAACATTTTCGGAAATGAGAATTGTTCATCAGATGGTTAAAATGGTTGTTGAAGACCATACTGATGCGACTGTTGATATACGTGATGAAATGGATGAAGTTAATACATTCAAAGAAATGGTCGCTGGGAATGTCGATATCCTAAACACCTATGATGGTACCTTGTTAACAACCTTCTTAAAGTTAGATACGGCCGATATCCCGGCCGGAATGACGCTTTACGATTACGCAAATCAAGTTGCTTCAGCGGAAAAGGGTGTTCATATGCTGGATAAATTAGGTTATGAAAATACTTACGCGGTTGGTGTTTTACCGGCAACGGCGGAAAAATATAATTTAAAAACCATCAGTGATTTAGCGGCCGTTTCCGATCAACTTGTTTTTGGCGCTGAACATGGTTTTTACACGGAAGAAGGAAGTATGAAATATGGACCATTCACTAAATTTTATGGTCTGAATTTTAAAGAAAATAAACCTCTTGATCTGGCCTTAAAGTACACGGCGATTGAAAATGGGAATATTGATGTTACCATTGTTTATACAACGGATGGACTTAATAAACAAGCTGGTTTGGTCGTTTTAGAGGATGATCGAAGTTTTTTCCCGGAATATTACGATGCTTTGCTTGTTAGAAATGACTTGTTTGATCGTTTTAGTGACGTTGCACCAAACCTTGAAGAAGTATTAAATAGTTTGGGTGGCCAATTCACTGAAGAAACGATGACGGATCTGACCTATGAAGTTGATGTCAATGGCAGAACGCCAGAAGAGGTTGCCCATGAGTTTTTATTAAATAAGGGGCTTATCTCAAAATAA
- a CDS encoding ABC transporter permease, which produces MDFSLVFEHLYLVLMTVLFSVIVGLPLGILAYLKPAVRKIILWVVEILQTIPALALLGLIIIAFGPGKLTVIAGLVLYSLLPIVHNTYIGLETVDRGIKEAGRGMGLTQVDRLISVEVPLAFPMIFTGIRIATVTTIGVAVFATSVGGGGLGAVIYQGIRTQNMELILFGTAALMIMAIFFDVLMIWINSHLVKQTSN; this is translated from the coding sequence ATGGATTTTTCATTAGTATTTGAACATCTTTATCTGGTCTTGATGACGGTTTTATTTTCCGTTATCGTGGGATTGCCATTAGGTATTTTAGCTTATCTAAAACCTGCGGTTCGAAAGATTATTTTGTGGGTAGTTGAAATACTACAAACAATTCCGGCATTAGCCCTGCTTGGGTTGATCATAATCGCTTTTGGTCCGGGGAAATTAACGGTTATTGCCGGACTGGTACTTTATTCACTGTTACCGATTGTTCATAACACGTATATTGGTTTAGAAACGGTTGATCGTGGGATTAAAGAGGCTGGCAGAGGAATGGGATTAACGCAAGTTGATCGGCTCATTTCGGTTGAAGTACCACTTGCGTTTCCGATGATTTTTACCGGGATTCGTATTGCGACAGTTACCACAATCGGGGTTGCTGTTTTTGCAACTTCAGTTGGAGGAGGTGGTTTAGGCGCTGTTATTTACCAGGGAATTCGAACTCAGAACATGGAATTAATTCTTTTTGGTACCGCAGCATTGATGATTATGGCAATATTTTTTGATGTTTTAATGATTTGGATTAATAGTCATTTGGTTAAACAAACATCAAATTAA
- the polA gene encoding DNA polymerase I produces the protein MKSVLIDGNSLFYRTFYAIREMSNSKGVPTNAIYGFVNILVKIQEEYQPDYLGVAFDLKGPTFRHLAYEDYKGGRQKMPELLAEQFLLLKELLKKMDIAIIELEGFEADDIIGTLATIGSEKGIQTEIITGDRDAFQLVGPNIKVLYTKKGISQLEEVDEAWINTQYGLTPKDLIDLKALMGDKSDNIPGIAGIGEKTAIKLLQQYGTLEKIYENIEEQKGKQKEKIIAGKDDAFLSRMLGTIKRDVPWEGDYKELAFHNIFNPESIELLKELEFNTLLSKINAAEVVETIEKSVSCHKIKTSIEMDHLFAILEQTKEIVIYYRQEETKIYLALGIEKEFYYLNPEVVDGLKFFERLRNLPTIGTLSIASQDLKNLIHIFHKNEIQVINEGFDTYIATYLLSPGDQRYDLKTAAYKYLDRNILDDEEMFGKGKKMVAAESLDEQLLADYFVKNCETIRDLKTVLEKELNKTEMMTLFKTIEMPLLEVMAEMEELGFKIDLSQLEVLSKEFENKLTDLTREIYELAETDEFNINSPKQLGEIIFEQLKLPVVKKTKTGYSTNIDVLEQLIHFHPIIEKIIDYRMLSKLDSTYGRGLIAFVEPETHKIYSTFNQTVAATGRLSSSNPNLQNIPVKTEIGREIRRVFVPSTPDRILVGADYSQIELRVLAHLSGDENLIDAFKKEQDIHTRTASEIFGVALDAVTRIQRGQAKAINFGLIYGKQAFSLGKDLGISRNEAQDYINLYFARYPKVQVYMENVKRQAKEEGYVTTIWGRRRYIPEMNSRNGMLVQAGERMALNTPIQGSAADIIKLAMIKVYNRLNDENLKAELILQVHDELIIDTPKNEQTQVERLIKEEMEGAASLSVPMTVDVNSGTSWFDLK, from the coding sequence ATGAAAAGTGTCTTAATTGACGGGAACAGTCTATTTTACCGTACATTTTATGCCATTCGAGAAATGTCTAATTCAAAAGGGGTACCAACTAATGCCATTTATGGTTTTGTCAACATATTAGTAAAAATACAAGAAGAATATCAACCGGACTATCTGGGGGTCGCTTTTGATTTAAAAGGACCAACGTTTAGACATTTAGCTTATGAAGATTATAAGGGTGGGCGCCAAAAAATGCCAGAACTTTTGGCGGAACAGTTTTTGCTATTAAAAGAACTCTTAAAAAAAATGGATATCGCCATAATTGAACTGGAAGGATTTGAAGCTGATGATATCATTGGCACCCTGGCAACAATTGGTTCGGAAAAAGGCATTCAAACAGAGATCATTACTGGTGATCGCGATGCTTTCCAATTAGTTGGACCTAATATAAAGGTACTTTATACAAAAAAAGGCATCTCTCAATTGGAAGAGGTGGATGAAGCATGGATCAATACGCAATATGGCCTTACGCCCAAAGATCTCATTGATTTAAAAGCTTTAATGGGGGATAAATCAGACAATATTCCCGGGATTGCCGGAATTGGTGAAAAAACAGCGATTAAACTTTTGCAGCAGTATGGAACCCTGGAAAAGATTTATGAAAACATTGAAGAACAAAAGGGTAAACAAAAGGAAAAAATCATTGCCGGAAAAGATGATGCTTTTTTGAGTCGGATGTTAGGGACCATTAAACGGGATGTTCCTTGGGAAGGCGATTATAAAGAGCTGGCTTTTCATAATATCTTTAATCCCGAAAGCATTGAGTTACTTAAAGAATTAGAATTTAATACCCTCTTATCAAAAATAAATGCTGCTGAAGTGGTGGAAACCATTGAAAAGTCAGTATCGTGTCATAAGATTAAAACAAGTATAGAGATGGATCATTTATTTGCGATTCTTGAACAGACCAAAGAAATTGTTATTTATTATCGTCAGGAAGAAACGAAAATTTATTTGGCGCTGGGAATAGAAAAGGAGTTTTATTATTTAAACCCCGAAGTTGTTGATGGGTTGAAATTTTTCGAGCGACTAAGGAACCTACCGACGATTGGAACATTGTCTATTGCTAGTCAGGATCTTAAAAACCTGATTCATATTTTTCATAAAAATGAGATCCAGGTAATCAATGAAGGGTTTGATACCTATATTGCGACTTATCTTTTGAGCCCAGGGGATCAACGTTATGATTTAAAAACGGCAGCATATAAATATTTGGATCGTAATATTTTGGACGATGAAGAGATGTTTGGAAAAGGCAAAAAAATGGTTGCAGCAGAAAGTCTGGATGAACAGCTTTTAGCCGATTATTTTGTTAAGAATTGTGAAACGATCCGCGATTTAAAAACCGTTTTGGAAAAAGAACTCAACAAGACGGAAATGATGACCTTATTTAAAACCATTGAAATGCCATTATTAGAAGTGATGGCAGAGATGGAGGAGTTAGGGTTTAAAATTGATTTGAGCCAATTGGAAGTCCTTTCAAAAGAATTTGAAAATAAACTGACAGATTTAACCCGCGAAATCTATGAATTAGCTGAAACAGATGAATTTAATATTAATTCGCCCAAACAATTGGGTGAAATTATTTTTGAACAACTGAAATTGCCAGTGGTGAAAAAGACTAAAACGGGATATTCTACCAACATTGATGTGTTAGAGCAATTGATTCATTTTCATCCGATTATTGAAAAAATCATTGATTACCGCATGTTATCAAAGTTAGATTCGACTTATGGCCGGGGGTTGATCGCATTTGTTGAACCCGAAACCCATAAGATTTATTCAACCTTTAATCAAACGGTGGCAGCAACCGGACGACTCAGCAGTTCAAACCCGAATTTACAAAATATACCGGTAAAAACTGAGATTGGTCGAGAAATTCGCCGGGTTTTTGTACCATCTACGCCAGATCGTATTTTGGTAGGTGCCGATTATTCACAAATTGAACTTCGGGTTTTAGCACATCTTTCAGGGGATGAAAATTTGATTGATGCCTTTAAAAAAGAACAGGATATTCACACCAGAACTGCTTCAGAAATTTTTGGCGTAGCACTTGATGCGGTTACTCGAATTCAACGAGGGCAGGCAAAAGCAATTAATTTTGGGTTGATTTATGGGAAACAGGCCTTTAGTTTGGGAAAAGATTTAGGAATTTCCAGAAATGAAGCACAGGATTATATTAACCTTTATTTTGCCCGATATCCAAAGGTTCAGGTATATATGGAAAATGTCAAACGGCAAGCAAAAGAAGAGGGTTACGTCACGACGATTTGGGGAAGACGACGATATATCCCGGAAATGAATTCCCGTAACGGTATGCTTGTTCAGGCCGGTGAGCGGATGGCCTTAAATACGCCGATCCAAGGGAGTGCTGCGGATATTATTAAGTTAGCGATGATTAAAGTATACAACCGGCTTAACGATGAAAATCTGAAGGCTGAATTAATTCTTCAAGTCCATGATGAGCTAATTATCGATACGCCCAAAAATGAACAAACGCAGGTGGAGCGCCTGATTAAAGAAGAAATGGAAGGGGCCGCAAGCTTGAGTGTGCCGATGACGGTTGACGTTAATAGTGGAACATCCTGGTTTGATTTAAAATAA
- a CDS encoding molybdopterin-dependent oxidoreductase, translating to MKKYNINIDGKEVTGYPGQTILAVARENKIDIPTLCYDERLEIYGSCGLCVVEVQGIPKILKACATEITPNMIVNTRTPRVIESRKTNLELLLSKHIGDCVAPCKRACPGTTDCQGYVGLIANGEFEEALKLIKEQLPLPGAIGRVCPHPCETACRRGEVDEPISIAWLKRFAADFDMTHDMFMPKIAKATGKSVGIIGGGPGGLTAAYYLIQSGHAVTIYDAMPKMGGMLRYGIPEYRLPKGIVDEEVGLIEAMGVSFKNNLRIGKDISLETIRKSHDAVFIALGAWTSSGLRCEGIDAKGVIGGIELLRQVANNEPIVLGEKVAIVGGGNTAMDACRSALRLGAKEVYNIYRRTKAEMPAEEIEIIEAEEEGVIFKNLANPIEVIKGENGEIVKIRLQKMALGEPDASGRRSPIPIDGEEEIIDIDTLVLAIGQGINASGFDDLELTKWKTVLADEKTFRTNLEGVFAGGDCINSGASIAIKAIGDAKKAVAFIEAYLNGETIAYHEPYYVIRESVDQDYLEGIKKNKRPVMVHLTPDARNDNFQEVVEGYTPLQAVEEGKRCLECGCQDFFECKLVAYANEYEVKPERFKGKNPEAKIQDDHPFVIRDNSKCITCGLCVRVCDEIVGASALGLVDRGFETIVEPALRQPLAETGCVSCGVCISVCPTGALREGLVGVKQVPMDTTKTESTCGYCSAGCQIIIESKGDTIIKAVPQKNYAELNQGVMCGRGRFGTNLVQWGDRLTTPLIRNKQGVLEEASWYDAFVMIAKKSQSIIARYGNDALKMGISPKYTNEEIYTMTELAKVLRVETFSFSNRDYGEKTVLAGNCAVHDMEAIVTADTILVLGMLAVNNPIIKYKLSQASKNGANILVINHLENGFDQIGDEFITECDDLEFLAEITKYVIENGKLKRDLKNLDGLKESLQHLDICEEAEVIGEGLVKAKNLVVVMGDKYVTAEASALVANILGLLGKTDGFRSGIFRVAVKNNSQGLKALGVVNTASVLKSAKAMLLFGEEPNADLNQYDFLMVQDTHLTDAAAKADVVLPALAFPEVNGTFVNTEGRLCKVKKAVDNPLGMSNVNMVKAIADILSTDLGSACPGKILKAIGAVNQAFKNVDIGAMIETNDGDLCDVNLAPYAEGRLFTEIPYTDYLMNEIQGNLNKVIKH from the coding sequence GTGAAAAAATATAATATAAATATTGATGGAAAAGAAGTAACAGGATATCCAGGGCAAACAATTTTAGCAGTGGCCCGCGAAAATAAAATTGATATTCCAACACTTTGCTACGATGAACGGCTGGAAATTTATGGTTCCTGTGGCCTTTGCGTGGTAGAAGTTCAGGGGATTCCGAAAATTTTAAAAGCTTGTGCCACGGAAATTACGCCAAATATGATTGTCAATACCAGAACTCCGCGAGTGATTGAATCACGAAAAACCAATCTGGAATTGTTATTGTCAAAACATATTGGTGATTGTGTGGCTCCTTGTAAACGCGCCTGCCCGGGGACGACTGACTGTCAGGGTTATGTCGGACTGATTGCCAATGGTGAGTTTGAGGAAGCCCTGAAGCTGATTAAAGAACAATTACCGCTGCCCGGAGCGATTGGTCGGGTTTGCCCTCATCCCTGTGAAACCGCCTGTCGGCGCGGCGAAGTGGATGAACCGATTTCAATTGCCTGGCTCAAACGATTTGCTGCGGATTTCGATATGACCCATGACATGTTTATGCCAAAAATCGCGAAAGCTACCGGGAAATCGGTGGGCATAATTGGTGGTGGTCCGGGCGGATTGACAGCGGCATATTACCTGATTCAATCTGGCCATGCTGTCACAATATATGATGCGATGCCCAAAATGGGGGGGATGCTGCGTTATGGAATTCCCGAATATCGGTTACCCAAAGGGATCGTTGATGAAGAAGTTGGGCTGATTGAAGCGATGGGCGTGAGTTTTAAAAATAATCTTCGGATTGGCAAAGACATCAGTCTGGAAACGATTCGGAAAAGTCATGACGCTGTTTTTATTGCTCTCGGCGCTTGGACCAGCTCAGGGCTCAGATGCGAAGGAATTGATGCTAAAGGGGTCATCGGGGGAATTGAATTGCTGCGGCAGGTTGCCAATAATGAGCCAATCGTGTTGGGTGAAAAGGTAGCTATTGTTGGTGGTGGAAATACCGCGATGGACGCTTGTCGGAGCGCTTTACGATTGGGTGCGAAAGAAGTCTATAACATTTATCGGCGAACTAAAGCGGAAATGCCAGCCGAAGAAATTGAGATAATCGAAGCTGAAGAAGAAGGCGTTATTTTCAAAAATCTGGCAAATCCGATTGAGGTCATCAAAGGCGAAAATGGCGAGATCGTCAAGATTAGACTCCAAAAAATGGCGTTGGGAGAACCGGATGCCAGTGGCAGACGAAGCCCGATTCCGATTGACGGAGAAGAAGAGATCATTGATATTGATACGCTGGTTTTAGCGATTGGCCAAGGCATTAATGCCAGTGGCTTTGACGACCTGGAACTGACAAAATGGAAAACGGTATTAGCGGATGAAAAAACTTTCCGCACCAATTTAGAAGGGGTATTTGCGGGTGGTGATTGTATCAATAGCGGGGCTTCGATTGCGATAAAAGCTATCGGTGATGCGAAAAAAGCGGTTGCGTTTATAGAAGCTTATTTAAATGGCGAAACGATTGCTTATCACGAACCTTATTATGTGATCCGAGAATCAGTTGATCAGGATTATCTGGAAGGTATTAAGAAAAATAAACGCCCGGTGATGGTGCATTTAACGCCAGATGCCAGAAATGATAATTTTCAGGAAGTAGTCGAAGGTTATACACCATTACAGGCAGTTGAAGAAGGCAAGCGTTGTCTTGAATGTGGTTGTCAGGATTTCTTTGAATGTAAGCTGGTGGCTTATGCCAATGAATATGAGGTTAAGCCTGAGCGTTTTAAAGGTAAAAACCCGGAAGCAAAAATACAAGATGATCATCCTTTTGTGATTCGCGATAATAGCAAATGTATTACGTGTGGATTATGTGTCCGTGTTTGTGACGAAATTGTCGGAGCTTCAGCCCTTGGTCTGGTAGATCGCGGTTTTGAAACAATTGTTGAACCAGCGCTACGACAACCGTTAGCGGAAACGGGCTGCGTTAGTTGCGGGGTTTGTATCAGTGTGTGCCCGACGGGCGCGTTAAGAGAAGGATTGGTTGGCGTTAAACAAGTACCGATGGACACCACGAAAACAGAATCAACCTGCGGTTATTGTTCCGCCGGCTGTCAGATCATTATTGAATCAAAGGGTGATACCATCATTAAGGCGGTACCGCAAAAAAATTATGCCGAACTCAATCAGGGTGTTATGTGTGGACGTGGTCGTTTTGGGACGAATTTGGTGCAATGGGGTGATCGTTTAACAACGCCACTGATTCGAAACAAACAGGGAGTATTGGAAGAAGCCAGCTGGTATGATGCCTTTGTAATGATTGCTAAAAAATCTCAGAGCATTATTGCCCGTTACGGAAATGATGCGTTGAAGATGGGGATTTCACCTAAATATACAAATGAAGAAATATATACGATGACTGAACTGGCAAAAGTACTTCGGGTTGAGACGTTTAGTTTTTCCAATCGCGATTATGGCGAAAAAACGGTTTTAGCGGGAAACTGTGCCGTTCATGATATGGAAGCAATTGTTACGGCCGATACGATTCTGGTTTTGGGAATGTTGGCAGTGAACAATCCGATCATTAAATATAAATTAAGTCAGGCCTCAAAAAATGGTGCCAACATTTTGGTCATTAATCACCTCGAAAATGGGTTTGATCAGATCGGTGATGAATTTATTACCGAATGTGATGATTTAGAATTCTTGGCTGAAATTACCAAATATGTGATTGAAAATGGTAAATTAAAACGGGATTTAAAAAATCTAGACGGTCTTAAAGAATCACTCCAGCATTTGGATATCTGCGAAGAGGCAGAGGTTATCGGTGAAGGCCTGGTGAAGGCCAAGAATCTAGTGGTGGTTATGGGTGATAAATATGTAACCGCCGAAGCTTCGGCGCTGGTAGCTAATATCCTGGGGTTATTGGGTAAAACGGATGGTTTTAGAAGCGGGATCTTTAGAGTTGCGGTTAAAAACAACAGCCAGGGATTAAAAGCTTTAGGTGTTGTTAATACTGCTAGCGTTTTAAAATCAGCCAAAGCGATGCTTCTTTTTGGTGAAGAACCGAATGCTGATTTAAACCAATATGATTTTTTGATGGTACAGGATACCCATTTGACAGATGCTGCCGCCAAAGCAGATGTGGTATTACCAGCGTTGGCATTTCCGGAAGTGAACGGGACCTTCGTTAATACCGAAGGCCGGTTATGTAAGGTTAAAAAAGCGGTCGATAATCCATTGGGAATGAGCAATGTTAATATGGTTAAAGCCATTGCGGACATTTTATCAACTGATTTAGGTTCGGCTTGTCCGGGCAAGATTTTAAAGGCGATCGGAGCCGTTAACCAGGCGTTTAAAAATGTTGATATTGGTGCAATGATCGAAACAAATGATGGTGATTTATGTGATGTTAACTTAGCACCTTATGCGGAAGGACGGCTCTTTACCGAGATTCCTTATACGGATTATCTCATGAATGAAATTCAGGGAAATTTAAATAAGGTCATCAAACATTAA
- a CDS encoding ABC transporter permease, producing the protein MSFFETYGDRLMTAIQVHLFYVLISVAIGFVVALILGILLSRIPRYAKIIMPILSIFQTIPGIVFIGILFLYLGMIPATVITALAVYSIFPVLKNTYTGLLDVKPEYIEAAKGCGMSPLQTLFEVELPLASPSIITGLRMSTIYTVSWAVLAAMIGLGGLGEFIYIGIASNNDQLILAGAIPSAIMAIILSLLIDVIRRVVVPKGLRSVK; encoded by the coding sequence ATGAGTTTTTTTGAAACATACGGCGATCGCTTGATGACTGCCATTCAAGTACATTTATTTTACGTATTGATCTCTGTTGCCATTGGATTTGTGGTTGCATTAATCTTGGGTATTCTTCTGTCTCGTATTCCTCGCTACGCTAAAATCATCATGCCGATTCTTTCGATCTTTCAGACAATTCCAGGGATTGTTTTTATTGGGATACTCTTTTTATACTTAGGGATGATTCCCGCAACGGTTATCACTGCTTTAGCAGTTTATTCAATTTTCCCGGTTCTTAAAAATACCTATACCGGATTATTGGATGTCAAACCTGAATATATTGAAGCTGCCAAAGGGTGTGGGATGTCACCGCTACAAACCCTTTTTGAAGTGGAGCTGCCATTAGCATCACCATCTATCATTACCGGTTTGCGGATGTCGACCATTTATACGGTTAGTTGGGCTGTTTTAGCAGCGATGATTGGCCTGGGCGGCCTGGGCGAATTTATTTATATCGGCATTGCCTCAAATAATGACCAATTAATTCTAGCGGGGGCGATTCCTTCAGCTATTATGGCGATTATTTTGAGTTTATTAATTGACGTAATTCGTCGAGTCGTTGTTCCGAAAGGGTTAAGGAGTGTGAAATAA